GGAGGGGCTGGTGCTGAAGCAGGGAGTGGATCTGGGCCATGAGGAGGGTGATCCCTCCTACCAGCTCCCCCTGCACCAGGGCCAGGCTGGGAAGCTTGGAGTAGTCGATGAAGCCTTGCCTGCTGAGGATGGTGTCGTCAATGCAGCCACCTGGAAGGGCACAGAGAGTCAGGTGACTCCCCACAAATGCCTTTCTTCTCTGAACACAACGTTCTAACCCCAAGAATTTCTCTCCATTGCCCTTCTTCACCTCCCAGCTTCCCCCATCTGGTTCCTACTTGtgtcccccccactccccccgtTTGGGACTGATCCCCTCCCCGCCTCCCTAACTCTTCTCGAGAAAATCCTTACATAAATCATCCATCTGGCCCAACCCCCACTAAGTCAGTTTCCCAAACTCCCTGAAGAACATAGACTATATGTTAGTGGGTGCAAGGGCAGGGGAGAAACTATAAACACAGGTTCCGCCCTCCCCACAGAGACCTATGAATCACTAttctatatagaaacagttcCTCTAGGGGTTCTTAGTACAGGGGAGTCTGGGGAATATTGCTTCCTGGTCTTCAGCACCCTTTACTTGGgctatttgttgtttttcttttcttttcttttctttttttttggtgacagagacagagagagtcagagagagggacagacaggacaggagagagatgagaaacatcaattcttcattgcagcaccttagttgttcattgattactttctcatatgtgccttgacgggaggagaggggggctatagcagactgagtgactccttgctcgagccagcgaccttgggctcaagctggtgagctttactcaaaccagatgagcccgcgctcaagctggcgacctcggggtcttgaacctgggccctccacatcccagaccgacgttctatccactgcgccaccacctggtaggCGGGCTATTTGTTTTAAGTATCTTTGTATATGTGGGTTTTAGCACCTGCTACTCCACTGCTAGACTCAAGGTGTCTGAACTTCCTCCTTGGTAAAGTCCTCCCTGCCTTCCCTAATCACCCTCCACTGCAGAAGTGGTGCAGAGCAGTAAGCCAGTGCAGATGTTAGAAGACACAGGCAGCCCTCCACAAACCGTGCTGCTGACTCGGGCCCCCTCTGTGAGAGGATGTCCTCTCCAAGGATGTCCATAGTTTCTCCACTCACGTCCAGCAGATGGCACCAGGCTGCCGTAGCACGGGCTCCCGGTCACCCCACCCCTACGGCACAGGCGCCTTCTCACCTAACAGTGGCATGAAAGGCACACTCTTCAAGATTCGCACCATCTCCTTGACTTTGGGCTCCTCACTGACCAGCAGCAGGTTGTGCCCCACAAAAAGGGGCAGCAGGTTTTGGTACTTAGAATCCTCCAGGAAGGGCTTCAGGACCTGGAACAGCAGGAAAGAAGGCTTTATTGGGGACAAATAGAAGGGAGAGTGACCCACCTTGGTCACAGGCCACATCAGGCTGAGGGTCCAACCAGAGGGTCTCCTcagcccccaactgcaatacaggCCCCAGACGAGGGTCCACTCGTGGAGGGGAGGAGTCAAAAGCACCAGTTATTGGAGATGCTGGAGTCTGAGTTGGCAGGGAGGGGAAGCAAGGGCAGGGCCCTCGGGCAGGACAGCTCCCTACCTGATTAGGAAAGACTTTCACCAAGATATCGTGTTTCCGCAGCCGGTGTCGCAGAAGAAGCTTGTCCTCCGCGCTCATAGCCACATTCTGGCAGACGGCTATCATTCGGTTGTCTTGGAAAACGGCTGCTATCTCCCGACGGAGGAGCCGGATGAGACCTGTCTCCTGAAGTCAGGAAGGGATGACCAAGGACATAAGCCACTGCTTCTCCGTCCCCCTCTACTCCCTCAGGGATGGGTGCTGGGCTTCCAGTGATGCCCAAACGTGGGGAAGAGCGGGGTACAGGCAGGATAATTGGGCTCCTGACTCTCAGAGACATGTCCCATCTCCCACCGTACCCTCTGATTTCCATCGCAGTCATTAGGGCAGTGTTTTCAAACCTGAGAACACTGGGTCCCTCCAAATGCTCAGCAGTATGATTCAGTCACTATTATTTGACAATAATTATCCCTCTAATACTGAAACCATGTTGAATTACTTCACCAGTTATAAATACAGATAACTCTTTGCAGTGTTAATTCAGAAcagatattttcacagaccaaGGCTTCATTTTCTTAAGACAGTGTTTCACAAAGTTCAGAACTTGTGAAACTGAGATTATATTACCCATAAATGCTGTATAAGAGATTGTTTTTTTTACTACAGTAATGGTGTTTTTCGCAGACTTCCATGAAAATATGTATGAATGCATACAAGGTAAAGTAACAGAAGACTCACTATTGAGCTAAATCTAGATTCTAGACCTGCCCTGTCCAAtatagtagccactagccacacatAGCTATTTATATTTCAGTTAATTACAATTAAATACAATTAAGAATTCAGATCCTCAGTCACAATAGCCTCATTTCAAGTGTGTGATAGTCATATACGGTCAGTAGCTAACATATTTGACGGTCAGATGTAAATCACTGCCATCACCCAAAAAGTTCTGGTGCCTTGTGCTGTTCTAGAATCTTCTGTAGTTATGAGGTAGCAAGCTCCATTGgcttaagaaaaaattatgacGGAAAATCCTGAGTGGGAAAATTCCATTCAATGACTTTACTGTTGTCTAAATTGGGGGTTATcaaccagtttttcttttttattgatcttaagagagtggaaggggagaggagagagacaggaacatctgtttctgtatgtgccctgaccggggtcaaaccggcaacctctgctcttcgtgatgctctaaccagccgagctgtCTGGGCGGGGTTTCAATTTTTCTATCAATTTTGGCTGGGAAAAAGCAAAACCTGCTGGAAGAGTTCTAGACACTGAAACGTGATTTGCCAAGCACTCTACAGAGCTCATTTCAGATAGCTCTTTGCTTTCATAGAAAACCCAGATGGGTGGGTTCGGTCCAACCATGAGTCCTTGAGGAATCTCTGCCAAATGAATCATATCACCTCCTGCATCAGTGTTTGACATCTGACCTTAAATCTCATACGCTGCAGTTGCTGCTCACTTCCCCACAGCCCAGCCTCTAGCAGGAGAGGACAGCTAACTAGTCCTTAAACAGCAGTCGCCAACTAGGAACTACAATTTATTAGATACCACAATAACATAAAACTAACCACCATACTCACAACTTTGCCACtggtctttctgttcttttttaaaacagaaaacctcTGTGATTCCTCTAGGTAAACACAGCAGCTTCAGGTCCTTCAAGAACAGAGATAGTATCCCAAACCCCACACTGCTTGGATAGCTTccaaatatatattgtatttttggaAACAAGTTAGGAATGAAGAAAATTCAGGAGGCCCATCCAATCCACAGAGCCCAAAAGGCCAATGCTAAATCAAGCACAGGCTTCATTTGAAAGTATCTGGGCCATGGGATAAAGTGGGGCAGTAATGATGTGGATGCTGTCCTGGAATCTTACTTCACTATAGCCACATATAtaagatcactttttttttttttacagagacagaacgagagtcagagagagggatagatgggacagacaagaacagagagaaatgagaagcatcaatcattagtttttcgttgtgacaccttagttgttcattgattgctttctcatatatgccttaaccgcgagccttcagcaggctgaatggccccttgctggagccagtgaccttggatccaagctggtgagctttgctcaaaccagatgagcccgcgctcaagatggcgaccttggggtatccaacctgggtcctccacatcccagtctgatgctctatccactgcgccaccgcctggtcaggctaagatcaCTTCAATCAACATTCCATCACCAAGTAACATTTCCAGTCTCCTTCTTACCTCCTGGGAAGGCTTGGGAGGAGGTGTCAGGCATCCTGGATTGACAGCAGGTTTGGGGGGGATATATTCAGTCACAGCCATCAGTTTCTGCCGCTCAAAGTGCATCACACGACGGTGGCGGGTAACAGCTTTGGAACCATAGCGGACAGTCTGGAGGGTGGGCAGCCAGCCTTGGAGGGGAAATGACAGTGAGATGCAGCCTTTTGAAGGCCTTAGTCTCCTGAATACTCAAACCTTCTCTTCTAACAGCTGACCCTAGTTCAGTTGCTTGATCCTTTAAGGCTCCCATTTCTTCTGTGCTTCTTTATGCACAGAGATGGGGGGGAAAGAGGAGAACCAAAGACAAA
The DNA window shown above is from Saccopteryx bilineata isolate mSacBil1 chromosome 2, mSacBil1_pri_phased_curated, whole genome shotgun sequence and carries:
- the MRPL10 gene encoding large ribosomal subunit protein uL10m; this encodes MAAAVAGILQGGLLPQAGWLPTLQTVRYGSKAVTRHRRVMHFERQKLMAVTEYIPPKPAVNPGCLTPPPKPSQEETGLIRLLRREIAAVFQDNRMIAVCQNVAMSAEDKLLLRHRLRKHDILVKVFPNQVLKPFLEDSKYQNLLPLFVGHNLLLVSEEPKVKEMVRILKSVPFMPLLGGCIDDTILSRQGFIDYSKLPSLALVQGELVGGITLLMAQIHSLLQHQPLQLSALLDQYVRQQHDGDSIVPASGQPNPPNPVPDS